A single Mangrovimonas sp. YM274 DNA region contains:
- a CDS encoding arylsulfatase has protein sequence MKQQLHPLKLFLLLLLMPLCSFSQEKPNILVIWGDDIGTWNISHNNRGMMGYKTPNIDRIAKEGLAFTDYYAQQSCTAGRAAFIGGNVPVRTGMTKVGLPGAAQGWQKTDVTMATVLKSQGYVTGQFGKNHQGDLDEHLPTMHGFDEFLGNLYHLNAEEEPENFDYPRDMKMKDGKTFLEKYGPRGVLHCLADGKGGQRIEDTGPLTKKRMETIDDETVAAAKDFIRKAVKDGKRFFVWWNGTRMHFRTHVREEHRHPCNDEYTDGMIEHDGNVGELLDLLDELGITNNTVVMYSTDNGPHYNTWPDAGTTPFRGEKNSNWEGAYRVPAFIKWPGHFPADKTLNGIVSHEDWLPTFAAIAGATDIKDKLKKGVSLNGRSYKNYIDGYNMVDYLSGKTEECPRHEFWYVNDDGQIVAARYDDWKIVFLENRGEKFGVWMEPWVELRVPLVENLRRDPFEKAQHNSNTYYDWLLDRAYVLVPVQGLAANFLMTMKDYPPSQTPGSFNLSSVEEKLKQTIGGN, from the coding sequence ATGAAACAACAACTTCACCCACTAAAGTTGTTTTTATTGTTGTTACTGATGCCTTTATGCTCTTTCAGTCAGGAAAAACCAAACATTTTGGTTATCTGGGGCGACGATATTGGTACCTGGAACATTAGTCACAACAACCGCGGTATGATGGGCTACAAAACCCCAAACATCGACCGAATTGCTAAAGAAGGCCTTGCCTTCACCGATTATTATGCACAGCAAAGTTGTACCGCCGGTCGGGCAGCTTTTATTGGCGGCAATGTGCCCGTAAGAACAGGAATGACCAAAGTAGGACTGCCAGGAGCTGCCCAGGGTTGGCAAAAAACAGATGTCACCATGGCAACCGTTTTAAAAAGTCAAGGTTATGTCACTGGACAATTTGGAAAAAATCACCAAGGTGATTTAGACGAACACCTTCCTACCATGCATGGCTTTGATGAATTTTTAGGAAATCTATACCACCTAAATGCCGAAGAAGAACCTGAAAATTTTGATTATCCAAGAGATATGAAAATGAAAGACGGCAAAACCTTTTTGGAAAAATATGGACCAAGAGGAGTGCTTCATTGTTTGGCCGATGGCAAAGGAGGCCAACGTATTGAAGATACTGGACCTTTGACAAAAAAACGCATGGAAACCATTGATGACGAAACCGTAGCGGCAGCTAAAGATTTTATCAGAAAAGCGGTAAAAGACGGCAAGCGCTTTTTTGTCTGGTGGAATGGTACCCGTATGCACTTCCGAACCCATGTTAGGGAAGAACATCGCCATCCATGCAATGATGAATATACCGATGGTATGATAGAACACGACGGCAACGTTGGAGAGCTCTTGGATTTATTGGATGAATTGGGCATTACTAACAATACGGTGGTGATGTACTCCACAGACAATGGTCCTCACTACAACACTTGGCCGGATGCGGGGACCACACCTTTTAGAGGCGAGAAAAACTCCAACTGGGAAGGCGCTTACCGTGTACCAGCCTTTATTAAATGGCCCGGACATTTCCCTGCTGATAAAACTTTAAACGGGATTGTTTCCCATGAAGACTGGCTACCAACATTTGCAGCCATTGCAGGCGCTACAGACATTAAGGACAAACTAAAAAAAGGTGTCTCCTTAAATGGCAGAAGCTATAAAAATTATATCGATGGCTATAACATGGTTGATTATCTCTCCGGTAAAACAGAAGAGTGTCCTCGCCACGAATTCTGGTATGTGAACGATGATGGACAAATTGTTGCCGCACGATATGATGATTGGAAAATTGTCTTCCTTGAAAATCGTGGTGAAAAATTTGGCGTTTGGATGGAACCATGGGTGGAACTCCGTGTCCCACTAGTTGAAAACCTTAGACGAGACCCTTTTGAAAAAGCTCAACACAATTCCAACACCTATTACGATTGGCTTTTGGACCGCGCTTATGTACTGGTTCCTGTTCAAGGTTTGGCTGCCAATTTCTTAATGACTATGAAGGACTATCCGCCTAGTCAAACTCCAGGCTCCTTCAATTTAAGTTCTGTTGAAGAAAAACTGAAACAAACCATAGGCGGCAATTAA
- a CDS encoding heavy-metal-associated domain-containing protein, translating into MQKVILSVAAIVALGLTSCKQEAKQEAEVTTTEVSKDIAMTDVSFGVRGNCGMCKTTIETAVNKVDGVSSANWDVDKKKIDVSFDGSKTDVMAIHQVIAASGYDTEQVSGDEEAYKNLPGCCQYDHSMAMNQSGEVKAEEHSEMHH; encoded by the coding sequence ATGCAAAAAGTAATTTTAAGTGTTGCCGCTATAGTGGCATTGGGATTGACAAGTTGTAAGCAAGAGGCCAAACAAGAGGCTGAAGTAACAACAACTGAAGTATCCAAAGACATCGCCATGACCGATGTGTCTTTTGGCGTGCGAGGTAATTGCGGAATGTGTAAAACCACCATTGAAACGGCGGTGAACAAGGTGGATGGGGTATCCAGTGCCAATTGGGATGTGGATAAAAAGAAAATAGATGTGTCTTTTGATGGTTCTAAAACCGATGTAATGGCTATTCATCAAGTTATTGCAGCTTCCGGATATGATACGGAGCAAGTATCAGGGGATGAAGAGGCTTACAAAAATTTGCCAGGTTGTTGCCAATACGACCATAGTATGGCAATGAACCAATCAGGGGAAGTGAAAGCAGAAGAGCATTCTGAGATGCATCACTAA
- a CDS encoding efflux RND transporter periplasmic adaptor subunit → MKTNKLFLYVVVLLTGVLLGWLLFGGSSKELTQPSQEEHQANTQMWTCSMHPQIMQPEPGDCPICGMDLIPAEAGADGLTADQFKLTDNAMALANIQTSVVGEGTGKGRTTKLSGRIVENEAANAVQVSYVSGRIERLNVNFTGETVQKGQLLATIYSPELYAAQQELLTAASLKASQPALYQAVRNKLKLWKLSEKQIDAIETSGNVQEHIPVYATVSGTVTEKLVSQGDYIKQGQPLLKIANLQTVWANFDVYENQVDLFKNGQEVMIGSNAYPNKEFQGTVDFIDPVLNSQTRTVGLRVVLNNEDKLLKPGMFVEAQIHKVAEGKTSLSIPASAVLWTGKRSVVYVKTNPNQPVFEMREVVLGNRSGDQFEVLEGLYSGNEIVSNGTFTVDAAAQLQGKKSMMNAAGGKVPTGHGGHGGLERDKESTPENEMATYKRLTVSKEFQQQLQQVYDAYIDLKNALVKEDAKYITLASKTMLNELEGVDMSLVKGNAHTQWMSLEKTLNSSALSISKSKDLKTQRDHFKYLSQQLIHTVQLFGVTEKVYVEFCPMADDNKGGYWLSKEERVINPYFGNAMLSCGEVTEIIE, encoded by the coding sequence ATGAAAACTAATAAACTGTTCTTATATGTTGTGGTGCTCTTGACTGGGGTACTGTTGGGCTGGCTCTTGTTTGGCGGAAGCTCGAAAGAGCTTACTCAGCCAAGTCAAGAAGAACATCAGGCGAATACTCAAATGTGGACCTGTTCCATGCATCCTCAAATCATGCAACCAGAACCAGGGGATTGCCCTATTTGTGGTATGGATTTAATTCCTGCCGAGGCAGGGGCAGACGGACTCACAGCAGACCAATTTAAGCTTACGGATAATGCTATGGCCTTGGCTAATATTCAAACCAGTGTTGTTGGTGAAGGAACTGGAAAAGGAAGAACCACTAAATTATCAGGTAGGATTGTTGAAAATGAAGCGGCCAATGCCGTACAAGTGTCTTATGTGTCGGGGCGCATTGAGCGCCTTAATGTAAATTTTACGGGAGAAACCGTGCAAAAAGGGCAATTGTTGGCTACTATTTATTCACCTGAATTGTATGCTGCCCAACAGGAACTTCTCACGGCAGCGTCTTTAAAAGCATCACAACCGGCATTGTACCAGGCGGTTCGGAATAAGCTGAAACTATGGAAACTTTCAGAGAAGCAAATTGATGCCATTGAAACTTCAGGAAACGTTCAGGAACATATTCCGGTCTATGCTACCGTATCTGGTACGGTGACTGAAAAATTGGTAAGTCAAGGCGATTACATCAAACAAGGGCAGCCTTTATTGAAAATAGCCAATCTCCAAACGGTTTGGGCAAATTTTGACGTGTACGAAAATCAGGTGGATTTATTTAAAAACGGGCAGGAAGTGATGATTGGCAGTAATGCCTATCCCAATAAAGAATTTCAAGGTACTGTAGATTTTATCGATCCTGTTTTGAATAGCCAAACAAGGACGGTTGGCTTAAGAGTCGTTTTGAATAATGAAGACAAACTACTGAAACCGGGGATGTTTGTTGAGGCGCAAATTCATAAAGTAGCAGAAGGCAAAACTTCCTTAAGTATCCCAGCTTCTGCCGTTCTTTGGACAGGAAAACGTTCAGTGGTGTATGTGAAAACCAACCCGAATCAACCTGTTTTTGAAATGCGAGAGGTGGTTTTGGGCAATCGTAGTGGAGACCAATTTGAAGTATTGGAAGGTCTGTATTCAGGTAACGAAATTGTAAGCAATGGTACCTTTACGGTGGATGCTGCGGCACAATTGCAGGGGAAGAAATCCATGATGAATGCGGCAGGAGGAAAGGTCCCCACGGGGCATGGAGGTCATGGGGGATTGGAACGCGATAAAGAAAGTACTCCTGAAAATGAAATGGCGACCTACAAACGATTGACTGTTTCTAAGGAATTTCAGCAACAGTTACAGCAGGTGTACGATGCTTATATTGACCTTAAAAATGCTTTGGTTAAGGAGGATGCAAAATATATTACCCTTGCCTCGAAAACTATGTTGAATGAATTGGAAGGTGTAGATATGAGTTTGGTTAAAGGAAACGCCCATACGCAATGGATGTCATTGGAAAAGACTTTGAATTCTTCGGCCTTGTCCATTTCAAAATCTAAGGATTTAAAAACGCAAAGGGATCATTTCAAGTATTTATCACAGCAGCTCATCCATACCGTTCAGCTTTTTGGGGTAACTGAAAAAGTGTATGTGGAATTTTGTCCAATGGCTGATGACAATAAAGGAGGTTATTGGTTGAGCAAGGAAGAAAGGGTCATTAACCCTTATTTTGGAAATGCCATGCTAAGTTGTGGTGAAGTCACTGAAATCATAGAATAA
- a CDS encoding heavy metal-associated domain-containing protein has translation MKQIYSIQGMTCSGCSSHVATILSKVDGVVQVVVDLEAAQAAIEMEKPILLSYFKRP, from the coding sequence ATGAAACAAATATATTCTATACAAGGAATGACCTGTAGCGGTTGCAGCAGTCATGTGGCAACAATCCTCTCCAAAGTGGATGGGGTAGTACAGGTTGTTGTGGATCTGGAAGCAGCACAGGCCGCAATTGAAATGGAGAAACCTATTCTGTTGAGCTATTTCAAACGGCCTTAA
- a CDS encoding TolC family protein, with protein MTYRVVSIKIALTLGAFFLSLFANAQQLQSLIDEALANSPEIQKFELQYQRVSEKVNEVNTLPNTEFGAGYFVSEPETRTGAQRFKVSVKQMLPWFGSIASREQYVASLADANYEDIVIAKRKLMASVSQSYYNLYANQAKQAVLQEQIQLLESYETMALTSVEVGKASAVDVLRLQMRQNDLQQLKDILQQQFIAEQSNINNLLNREQEVPITVVDELYIPSEDFEVSAEDLKVHPELLKFEKLYQSVEQSNLLNQKERSPMIGFGLDYINVEKRPDMDFSDNGKDIFMPMVSLSIPIFNRKHASVSKQNALQQQELQFEQEARLNTLETLLDKVLTERASARISYGTQSKNLQQAKDAETILIKNYETGTIDFKDVLDIQELQLKFQMAQIEVVRSYYIQSSIINYLIQ; from the coding sequence ATGACATACAGAGTAGTATCCATAAAAATCGCCTTGACTCTTGGTGCTTTTTTCCTGAGTCTCTTTGCAAATGCACAACAATTGCAATCGCTTATTGATGAAGCCCTAGCCAATAGCCCCGAAATTCAAAAATTTGAGTTGCAGTATCAAAGGGTTTCAGAAAAGGTGAATGAGGTGAACACATTGCCTAATACCGAATTTGGAGCAGGTTACTTTGTGAGCGAGCCAGAAACTAGAACGGGAGCCCAACGTTTTAAAGTGTCCGTAAAGCAAATGCTGCCTTGGTTTGGCTCCATTGCATCTCGTGAACAATACGTCGCCTCTTTGGCCGATGCCAATTATGAGGATATTGTTATTGCAAAAAGAAAATTGATGGCTTCGGTATCGCAATCCTATTACAATTTGTACGCCAATCAAGCGAAGCAAGCTGTGTTACAGGAGCAAATACAGTTGTTGGAGAGTTATGAAACGATGGCCTTGACCTCCGTTGAAGTTGGGAAAGCTTCTGCTGTGGATGTGCTGCGTTTGCAAATGCGCCAGAATGATTTACAGCAGTTAAAGGATATTTTGCAGCAACAATTTATAGCAGAGCAAAGCAACATAAACAATTTGCTTAACAGAGAACAGGAGGTTCCTATTACGGTTGTTGATGAATTGTACATTCCGTCGGAAGATTTTGAAGTATCTGCGGAAGATTTAAAAGTGCACCCGGAATTGTTGAAGTTTGAAAAGCTTTATCAATCTGTTGAGCAGTCCAATTTATTGAATCAAAAGGAGCGCAGTCCCATGATTGGTTTTGGTTTGGATTATATCAATGTGGAGAAGCGTCCGGATATGGATTTTAGCGATAATGGAAAGGATATTTTCATGCCCATGGTTTCACTATCCATTCCTATTTTCAATAGAAAGCATGCTTCTGTGTCCAAACAGAATGCCTTGCAACAACAGGAGCTTCAATTTGAACAAGAAGCCCGTCTCAATACTTTGGAAACCTTGTTGGATAAAGTCCTTACTGAACGGGCTTCAGCGCGAATCAGTTATGGGACACAATCAAAAAACTTACAACAGGCCAAGGATGCTGAAACTATTCTTATAAAAAATTATGAAACGGGGACGATAGATTTTAAGGATGTGTTGGATATTCAGGAATTGCAATTAAAGTTTCAAATGGCCCAAATAGAGGTGGTTAGAAGTTATTATATACAAAGCAGTATCATCAATTATTTAATTCAGTAA
- a CDS encoding efflux RND transporter permease subunit, whose protein sequence is MLNKSIKFLIENKLVAVLLLALFIGWGMVNAPFHWDLGVLPRNPVAVDAIPDIGENQQIVFTKWDGRSPQDIEDQITYPLTTSLLGIPGVKTIRSSSMFGFSSIYIIFEEDVEFYWSRSRILEKLNSLPSGLLPEGVSPALGPDATGLGQIFWYTLEGRDEQGKVTGGWDLQELRSIQDYYVKYALSSASGVSEVASIGGYVQEYQIDVDPELMRQYGIGLGQIVKAVKESNKDIGAQTLEINQAEYLVRGLGYVKGISDIENAVVTSEDFTPITIKDIAKVSVGPAARRGLLDKEGAEVVGGVVVARYGANPMEVITKVKDKIKELSAGLPSKVLADGRTSQVTIVPFYDRTELIQETLGTLNEALTLEILITVLVIIVMVFNLRASVLISGLLPVAVLMVFIAMKFFGVDANIVALSGIAIAIGTMVDVGVILSENIIRHLDENKEGLSINQVVYNATSEVSGAIVTAVMTTIISFIPVFTMVGAEGKLFRPLAFTKTFALTASIIVALFLIPPFAAFLFRKKGAKTQLKYFFNGLLIVLGLASVFYGYWLGLMLIAFGAISLLHLQGKIDSRQQQLVNVFISATAIVFLLAEYWRPLGVGESFIMNLVFVGIICFGLLGVFTLFLRYYTRILRWCLHHKLLFLSIPTAIIVAGVFIMKHTGKEFMPSLNEGSFLLMPTSMPHSGVAENKRVLQQLDMAVANIPEIETVVGKAGRTESALDPAPLSMYENIIQYKPEYMLNEHGERQRYKVNEEGLFELKEGGWIANPNTSENAVLTKVDRSQLIPDEDGLYYRNWRPSIQSADAIWDEIVRVTKLPGVTSAPKLQPIETRLVMLQTGMRAPMGIKIKGQELKQIEAFGMQLETLLKQADGVKTEAVFADRIVGKPYLLIDIDREQLARYGVSIEEVQNVLKVAVGGMELTQTVEGRERYGVRVRYPRELRANPGDLEQIYVPVASGSPVPLSELASIRYEQGPQVIKSEDTFLVGYVLFDKLDGYAEVNVVENAQDVIQKAIDSGTLVVPKGINFQFTGSYENQLRAEKTLSVVVPLALAIIFLILYFQFRSVGTSLMVFTGIAVAFAGGFIMIWLYGQTWFLNFTVFGENLRDLFQMHPINLSVAVWVGFIALFGIATDDGVVMATYLTQTFHRNTPDNIEEIRTSVVEAGEKRIRPCLMTTATTLLALLPVLTSTGRGSDIMIPMAIPSFGGMLIALITLFVVPVLYCWKAELQLKRTVK, encoded by the coding sequence ATGCTCAATAAAAGCATCAAATTTCTAATAGAAAACAAACTCGTAGCCGTTTTGTTATTGGCTCTATTTATAGGGTGGGGAATGGTTAATGCACCTTTTCATTGGGATCTGGGGGTGTTGCCTCGAAACCCTGTAGCGGTAGATGCCATACCCGATATTGGAGAAAACCAGCAAATTGTTTTTACCAAATGGGACGGGCGGTCTCCGCAGGATATTGAAGACCAAATTACTTATCCGCTAACCACCTCGTTATTGGGAATACCGGGGGTTAAGACCATCCGTAGTTCCTCTATGTTTGGCTTTTCCAGTATTTATATCATTTTTGAAGAGGATGTAGAATTTTACTGGAGTAGAAGTCGCATTCTCGAAAAACTCAATTCATTGCCAAGCGGTTTGTTGCCGGAAGGCGTAAGTCCTGCTTTGGGACCAGATGCCACTGGATTGGGCCAGATCTTCTGGTACACTTTAGAAGGACGCGATGAGCAGGGTAAGGTTACTGGGGGATGGGATTTACAGGAACTGCGAAGCATACAAGATTACTATGTTAAATATGCTTTGTCGTCTGCAAGTGGCGTGTCTGAAGTGGCGTCCATTGGGGGTTACGTTCAGGAATATCAAATTGATGTGGATCCAGAATTGATGCGCCAATATGGGATTGGCTTAGGGCAAATTGTAAAGGCTGTTAAGGAGAGCAATAAAGATATTGGAGCGCAGACCCTTGAAATTAATCAAGCCGAATATTTGGTTCGAGGATTGGGATATGTAAAAGGCATTTCAGATATCGAAAATGCGGTTGTTACTTCAGAAGATTTTACACCAATTACGATAAAGGACATCGCCAAAGTATCTGTGGGGCCAGCCGCTAGAAGAGGTTTATTGGATAAGGAAGGTGCCGAGGTGGTTGGTGGTGTGGTCGTGGCACGCTATGGAGCCAACCCTATGGAAGTTATCACTAAGGTCAAGGATAAAATTAAGGAGTTGAGTGCTGGTTTGCCTTCCAAGGTTTTGGCCGATGGCCGAACCTCACAAGTAACTATCGTACCTTTTTATGATCGCACAGAGCTTATCCAAGAAACCCTGGGAACGCTCAACGAGGCCTTGACCTTGGAAATTTTGATTACCGTTCTGGTAATAATCGTAATGGTCTTTAATTTACGTGCATCGGTACTGATTTCAGGGCTATTACCTGTGGCTGTATTGATGGTGTTTATAGCTATGAAATTTTTCGGGGTAGATGCCAATATTGTCGCCCTATCGGGGATTGCCATTGCTATTGGAACCATGGTGGATGTAGGGGTCATTTTGTCGGAAAATATCATAAGGCATTTGGATGAAAATAAGGAAGGGCTTTCCATAAACCAAGTGGTGTATAATGCCACATCGGAAGTGTCCGGTGCTATTGTTACGGCAGTCATGACCACCATTATTAGTTTTATCCCTGTGTTTACGATGGTTGGCGCAGAAGGAAAACTGTTTAGGCCCTTGGCTTTTACTAAAACTTTTGCTTTGACAGCCTCCATTATTGTCGCACTGTTTTTAATTCCTCCTTTTGCTGCATTTTTATTTAGAAAAAAAGGAGCTAAAACACAATTGAAATACTTTTTCAATGGTCTGTTAATCGTTTTGGGGTTGGCGTCTGTCTTCTATGGGTATTGGTTGGGCTTGATGTTAATAGCATTTGGGGCTATAAGCTTGTTGCATCTGCAAGGTAAAATCGATAGTCGTCAACAGCAACTCGTAAATGTTTTCATTTCAGCAACAGCCATCGTGTTTTTGTTGGCTGAATATTGGCGTCCGTTAGGTGTTGGTGAAAGCTTCATAATGAACCTTGTTTTTGTCGGGATTATCTGTTTTGGATTGTTAGGGGTGTTTACCCTATTCTTAAGGTATTATACGCGTATTTTAAGGTGGTGCTTACATCATAAATTATTGTTTTTAAGTATTCCTACAGCCATTATTGTTGCGGGCGTTTTCATTATGAAACATACTGGAAAAGAATTTATGCCCTCTTTAAATGAAGGTTCCTTTTTGTTAATGCCCACCTCGATGCCGCATTCCGGCGTTGCGGAAAACAAGCGCGTTTTACAGCAATTGGACATGGCTGTGGCCAACATTCCGGAAATTGAAACGGTGGTAGGTAAGGCAGGAAGAACAGAGTCCGCCTTAGATCCAGCACCGTTGTCTATGTATGAAAATATCATTCAATACAAACCTGAATATATGTTGAATGAACACGGCGAGCGCCAACGCTATAAAGTGAATGAGGAAGGTTTGTTTGAACTCAAGGAAGGTGGTTGGATAGCCAATCCGAATACTTCGGAAAATGCTGTTTTAACGAAGGTCGATAGATCTCAACTTATTCCGGACGAGGATGGCCTTTATTACCGTAACTGGAGACCGAGCATTCAATCGGCAGATGCTATTTGGGATGAAATTGTGAGGGTGACCAAATTGCCAGGGGTGACTTCTGCTCCAAAACTACAACCTATAGAAACCCGATTGGTCATGTTGCAAACAGGGATGCGTGCTCCCATGGGAATTAAAATAAAAGGCCAGGAGCTGAAACAAATAGAAGCTTTTGGGATGCAATTGGAAACCCTTCTCAAACAGGCGGACGGTGTCAAAACTGAAGCTGTCTTTGCCGATAGGATTGTAGGGAAACCTTACCTGTTGATTGATATTGATAGAGAGCAATTGGCCCGTTATGGTGTGAGTATTGAAGAGGTACAGAATGTATTGAAAGTAGCCGTAGGTGGTATGGAATTGACTCAAACTGTGGAAGGTCGGGAACGCTATGGGGTACGGGTACGTTATCCTAGGGAATTGAGGGCAAACCCAGGAGATTTGGAACAGATTTATGTGCCCGTTGCTTCAGGGAGTCCTGTTCCTTTAAGTGAGTTGGCTAGTATCAGGTACGAACAGGGACCGCAAGTGATTAAGAGTGAAGATACCTTTTTGGTAGGCTATGTCTTGTTTGACAAATTAGATGGTTATGCCGAAGTGAATGTGGTTGAAAATGCACAAGATGTGATTCAAAAAGCTATTGATTCAGGAACGTTGGTAGTGCCTAAAGGGATTAATTTTCAATTTACGGGAAGTTATGAAAACCAATTGCGTGCCGAAAAAACCTTGTCGGTAGTGGTGCCTTTGGCTCTCGCTATTATCTTTTTGATACTGTATTTTCAGTTTCGTTCGGTGGGGACATCCTTAATGGTATTTACAGGGATTGCTGTGGCTTTTGCCGGTGGCTTTATCATGATTTGGCTGTATGGTCAAACATGGTTTTTAAACTTTACTGTTTTTGGCGAAAACCTTCGGGATTTGTTTCAAATGCACCCTATTAATTTAAGTGTGGCCGTATGGGTTGGGTTTATTGCCCTATTTGGTATTGCTACGGATGACGGTGTGGTCATGGCCACCTATTTAACCCAGACGTTTCATAGAAATACCCCAGATAATATAGAGGAAATACGGACTTCTGTGGTGGAAGCTGGAGAAAAACGGATCCGTCCATGCCTTATGACCACGGCTACTACCTTATTGGCTCTGTTGCCGGTTTTGACCTCTACAGGGAGAGGGAGCGATATCATGATTCCCATGGCCATTCCAAGTTTTGGGGGGATGCTGATAGCTTTAATTACCTTGTTTGTGGTCCCCGTATTGTATTGCTGGAAAGCGGAACTTCAACTTAAAAGAACAGTAAAATGA
- a CDS encoding serine hydrolase yields MNKKTIIHILRIVMPTIALICIITLPPWILLRAWIAPLPTTVQEQLEDGIDYGLDGMIVYVDQAGKPPVHYASGWHNREHEIPANPQALFKIASISKLYVAAAVTKLVSEKRLALDETLAYHFPELTNRIENANHITLRFMIQHRSGIPNLTDNPNYPWDKPPKSSREALEYALDQPANFAPNEDYAYSNTNYLLLTEIMDKVLGYSHQQYIKEQILTPLHLTHTFGSLNDVDPNEVMSGYYVGWEPDIKMNNHGSMLATAEDVGIFLRALNDGSLFTNEEQAIYASVYFYEHTGLVPGYQSIAKYHKDIDTVVIQFVNTSGGDMWTLSEILYDRIVNILETKKNNETK; encoded by the coding sequence ATGAACAAGAAAACCATTATTCACATCTTAAGAATCGTAATGCCTACCATTGCCTTGATATGTATCATTACTTTACCACCTTGGATATTGTTAAGAGCCTGGATAGCTCCATTGCCCACAACCGTACAAGAGCAATTGGAAGATGGAATCGATTATGGATTGGATGGAATGATTGTTTATGTAGATCAAGCTGGGAAACCTCCGGTACACTACGCCTCGGGATGGCACAACAGAGAACATGAAATCCCAGCAAATCCGCAAGCCTTGTTTAAAATTGCCAGTATCAGCAAATTATATGTCGCAGCTGCCGTCACAAAATTGGTATCTGAAAAGCGTTTAGCTTTAGATGAAACTCTCGCCTACCATTTCCCTGAACTTACCAACAGAATAGAAAATGCCAACCATATTACTTTACGGTTCATGATACAACACCGTAGCGGCATTCCCAATCTTACCGACAATCCAAATTATCCTTGGGACAAGCCCCCAAAGAGCAGTCGTGAGGCCCTCGAATATGCCTTGGATCAACCTGCAAATTTTGCTCCTAATGAGGACTATGCCTACTCCAACACCAACTACCTATTACTTACTGAAATTATGGACAAGGTTTTAGGCTATAGTCATCAGCAATACATTAAGGAACAAATTTTAACACCTCTTCATTTAACCCACACATTTGGCTCGCTTAACGACGTTGATCCTAATGAGGTCATGAGTGGCTATTATGTTGGATGGGAACCCGACATTAAAATGAACAACCACGGGTCTATGTTGGCGACAGCAGAAGATGTTGGCATATTTTTGCGCGCACTCAATGACGGCTCCCTGTTTACAAATGAGGAGCAAGCCATTTATGCCTCTGTCTATTTTTACGAACATACAGGATTGGTACCTGGCTACCAAAGTATTGCCAAATACCATAAAGATATTGATACCGTAGTCATTCAGTTTGTAAATACCAGCGGTGGTGACATGTGGACCCTTTCAGAAATTCTTTATGACCGTATTGTAAACATATTAGAAACCAAAAAAAACAACGAAACTAAATAG
- a CDS encoding response regulator transcription factor has protein sequence MRILVVEDEPGIASFLKQGLEEEAFAVDVANNGKEGLDLALTGEYDLLLLDWMLPGVSGIEICRQYRKESTDTPIILLTAKDTLDETIFGLQSGANDYIKKPFHFEELLERIRVQLRPKSGSHAVFTLGPIKLNIDTHQVFKNEEEITLTQKEFALLEFLLRNKGKVCRRTRIIESVWDIHFDYNTGVIDVYINALRKKLLLSEDENYIQTVRGVGYIAKEL, from the coding sequence ATGAGAATACTAGTAGTGGAAGACGAACCTGGCATTGCCTCCTTTTTAAAGCAAGGTTTAGAAGAAGAAGCCTTTGCGGTAGATGTCGCCAATAATGGCAAAGAAGGATTGGATCTAGCACTAACAGGTGAATACGATTTGTTATTGTTGGATTGGATGCTTCCCGGGGTTAGCGGCATTGAAATTTGCAGACAATACCGTAAAGAATCTACAGACACGCCTATCATTCTGCTAACGGCAAAAGACACCCTAGATGAAACCATTTTCGGGCTGCAGTCTGGTGCTAACGACTACATAAAAAAACCTTTTCATTTTGAAGAGCTTTTAGAACGTATCAGGGTGCAACTAAGGCCAAAATCGGGGAGCCATGCCGTATTTACACTTGGCCCTATAAAACTCAACATAGACACCCACCAAGTGTTTAAAAATGAAGAAGAAATCACCCTTACACAAAAGGAATTCGCCCTGTTGGAATTCCTATTGAGAAATAAAGGCAAAGTATGCAGAAGAACCCGCATAATTGAAAGTGTTTGGGACATCCATTTCGACTACAATACCGGAGTTATAGATGTCTACATTAACGCCCTCAGAAAAAAGCTTCTTTTATCCGAAGATGAAAACTACATTCAAACCGTACGAGGGGTTGGCTATATTGCAAAAGAGCTATGA